A region of Culicoides brevitarsis isolate CSIRO-B50_1 chromosome 1, AGI_CSIRO_Cbre_v1, whole genome shotgun sequence DNA encodes the following proteins:
- the LOC134827292 gene encoding uncharacterized protein LOC134827292, with protein MKTILVLFAILVATQATVLPAKDVSLRNSVEDETRVSVSCLVDLGKSIKEHGLNEFGPTYELGKDLLTTSVDLIKNVVKCRRMWHEDMSKWEEIQWKACGASVGAKALYQVARLKPKVEKAVQEDFWVQSLLQLKTCLTSHIEKAKQMNYKELMQIIDDELLE; from the exons ATGAAAACTATTTTAGTATTATTTGCCATTTTGGTGGCAACGCAAGCTACAGTGTTACCTGCAAAGGACGTTTCCCTCCGAAATTCAGTCGAAGATGAAACACGAGTTTCTGTCTCTTGTTTagtt GATCTCGGTAAATCCATTAAAGAACACGGTTTAAACGAATTTGGTCCAACTTATGAACTCGGCAAAGATCTTCTCACAACTTCCGTTGATCTCATCAAAAATGTCGTCAAGTGTCGTCGAATGTGGCACGAAGACATGTCAAAATGGGAAGAAATTCAATGGAAGGCATGTGGAGCTTCTGTAGGAGCAAAGGCTTTGTATCAAGTCGCAAGACTGAAGCCCAAAGTAGAAAAGGCCGTTCAAGAAGATTTCTGGGTGCAAAGTTTGTTGcaattaaaaacttgtttgACGAGTCACATCGAGAAAGCAAAACAAATGAATTATAAGGAACTCATGCAAATCATCGACGATGAACTTTTAGAGTAA